The DNA sequence CCCACCATATAAAGCAGCTCTATGGCGGTGGGGCTGATGGCTGCCACCCGCTCTGGCGCCGGCGGGGGCTGCACACGCCGTCCCATGAAGTCGGTGAGCACTGTCGGCTGGGTGGGGCGGGACGGCGTTGGCGAGGCGGGGGCCGACTCTCCACGGGCAGCCCAGAGGTGGGCAAAAGCCACCAATACCGCTACCCCCGCCATGAAGGTAGCGCGTCTAAGGCTCAGGGTCATCATAGCTGCCTCGTTGGGGGGTGTTGTCCCTCTCCCTTTCAAGATAGCATGGGGCTCTTCTGGCGCAAGGTCACTTGGCTACCCTTTCCAGGAGAAGGGGGACGCAGGCCCGTTCCCTAGGCCCAGATTGGTCATCATGGGGGTGTAATATGCCCTTAGTGGCGCCTTGTCCCATGGCGACGGTGGGCTGTATAATGGCTCCTACCCGACCCGATGGTGTCAGGGCAGCGGGCAGTCCGAGGACGAGGGAACATGGTATGAAGTTCGGCCTTTTCTATGAGTTGCAGCTCCCCAAGCCCTACGATGCCGACCAGTGGCATGATGACCAGGAGCATCGCATCGTCAAGGAGGCGCTGGAGCAGATCGAGCTGGCGGACAGGCTCGGCTTCGACTACGTCTTCATCGTCGAGCACCACTTCCTTGAAGAGTACTCTCACTCGTCAGCGCCGGAGGTGTTCCTCGCGGCGGCCAGCCAGCGCACTAAGAACATACGGCTGGGCCACGGCATCGTCCTCATGCCCCCGCCCTATAACCACCCGGCGCGGGTGGCCGAACGCATCGCCATGCTGGACCTGGTATCTGACGGCCGGGTGGAGTTCGGCACGGGCGAGTCCTCCTCCGAGATGGAGATGGGGGGCTTTGGGGTGCGGCGCGAGGAGAAGAAGGCCATGTGGGAGGAGGCCACCCGTGAGTGCCTGCGCATGATGACGGAGATGCCCTATCCAGGCTACGAGGGCACTTACTTCGCCATGCCCTCCCGCAACGTTATCCCCAAGCCTTTGCAAAAACCTCACCCGCCGGTGTGGGTAGCCGCTGCCCGCCGCGAGACCACCATGGTGGCAGCGCGACTGGGCGTCGGCTCCCTCGGGTTCAGCTTCGAGACGGCCGATGAGGCGAGGGAGCGGGTGGAGGAGTATTATCGCCTCATCCGTGAAGAGTGTTTCCCCATTGGCAAGGCCATCAACCCTGCTCTGGCCGTGCTCTCTGTCCTCTCCTGCTTCGACAGCGAAGAGGAGGCCATCGCCAAGGGGCTGGAGGGGGCCCAGTTCTTCTCCTACTCCCTGGGCTACTACTACAGCCCCTTCACCGGTGGCGCCCACAAGCCGGGGCGCGTCCACCTGTACCGCCAGTTCAGGGACACGCCGCCTGAGCAGCGGTGGGGCGCCCTGGCCGAATGGTTTCGGGGGTTCGCTGGCTATCGCGGGGGCTTCGGTGAGGAGCCCCAGGACGAGGTAGGGCGCGCCCTCTGGCGGGCGGCTCAACGGGGCGGCTGCATCGGCACGCCCGAGTTCATCCGCGAGACGCTCCTGCGCTATGAGGAGGCCCACCTGGACGTGATGCTGTTCGTGGCCCAGTGTGGCGCCCGCAAGCACGAGGACATCATGGACTCCCTGTACCGATTTGGCACCAAGGTGCTGCCCGAGTTCAAGGAGCGGCATGAGCAGCACCAGCGGTGGCGACGCCAGCAACTGGCACCCGTTGACTATCCCATCGTCTCTTCCATATGATGCGGCCGTGGCGGGCAAGGTAGACCGCATCCAGGACCCGGAGCTACGCGCATCGCTGCAGGCGGCTCAGGAGTCCCTGCGCAAGGGGGACTACCGTGATGTGGTGCGGCGCTCAGCCGAGGCCTTCCTGGAGCTAGTGCGCCGCAGGCCAGAGCTGCTGGAGGGGCAGGAGGGCATCAGGAGGCTCTTTATGTTTCCCCGCTTGGGGGTAGATCTGGCCGTCTCCCCTGGCAGCCCTCCCACCCTTAAGTGGGAGCGAGAGCGCTTCAGCTTCTCCGAGGCGGTGACCTACCTGGAGTTCGCCACGGAACAGCTTTTGCAGGCAGGCATGTGAAGGGGGGAGCCTATGGGCGAAGAGGAGCTCCTGGTCACGCGGGTGCAGTCGCGGTCCAGCGGCGTGCCGGGCCGCTCGCTGAATAGCGCCCGTAACCACCATTTCGTCATCGATGAGCCAGCCTATGCAGGGGGGCCAGGGGAGGAGATCACTCCTGCCGAGGCCTTTCTAGCGGGGATTTCGGGCTGTGGTGTCCTTCTGGTGGAGGCCTTCGCTCGCCACTGGGGGGTGCCCTTGACGCTGGTGGAGGTGGACATCGAAGGCGTGCGCCACCCAGAGACGCCCCAGGAGTTTCAGCGGGTGGACATGCGCTTCCGCCTTCACGGTGTAAACGAGGATGAGGCCCGGCGGCTGGTAGAGAGGTATCAGGGGCGTTGCCCGCTCTACCGCGCTTTGGCAGCGGCGACCCAGGTGAACATTGAGATAGAAGCCGTGCCCGCTCAGAAGCTGTAGCTCACTCCCCAAGCATCGCCCGACGGCGGGCTTACGTTCTGCCGAGGGAGGCATCCTCTGGCCTGGCCAGGGTAGATGGCGTCGAGGGAGAGTGGTCAGCGCCTCTGCCCCTCGATGGCGTTTATCCAACCCTGCCTGCCGAACACTACTAGCCGGTATTCCGTGCCATCGCTGGTGGAGACAGCGATGGAGTTGGGGAATACCGGCAGGATGTTGAGGAACTTGGTCCAGCACTTGCGCACGCCTACGACCCTTTCTAGAGGTATCTCCGCCACGTCCCTCTGGACGTTGAAGGCGTGGGGCTCGAATATCAGGCGGCGGTTGGTGAGATAGAGGCGCCCGCCCACTGCCTCCCAGCCGCGCTGTAGATTAGCGCGCCCATCTTTGATAACCGTCTCCCCGGGAAGAAGAGGTGTCCTGGGCTGTCGCATGCTGACCTCCTGCGCCTCAGGGATGTTCTCTCCCCTCCACTCCTCTGCCGTAGATAGCCGCTTCCCAAGTATTATTCCAACCCCCAGAGTATTGCAGGACTTGCTGAGCGTTTCAATCCCCGGCCGGAGGGAGGTGGCCTTTTTTCGGACAGATGGGCTGTCCAGCCTCATGGCGGCAGCGGTCGCTCTCGGTATCAGCCCCTTCCCCGTCATGTGGAGGGTGGATGAGGGTGGGACCGGCGCTACGCAGGAGGTTTTGGTGCCGGGGGTGGGGCTCGAACCCACACGCCGGGAGACCGGCAGCGGATTTTAAGTCCGCCGCGTCTGCCGATTCCGCCACCCCGGCACTAGGGCCTAGGCAGGCCCCTTCTCCATGTTAGCATGGTCGGCGTCACGGAGGGCGCCTCAGGGCGCGGCGCACCTTGCCGTCTAGAGGCCTGCCCACTAGCTCCTCGGCGAACCAGGAGACCTCCACCAAGGCGTGCAGGTCCACGCCCGTGCGTATGCCCATGGCCTCGGCCATGGCCACCAGGTCCTCGGTGGCCACGTTGCCTGAGGCCCCTGGCGCGTAGGGGCATCCCCCCAGGCCACCCACAGAGCCATCGAACTGGGTAGCCCCTGCCTGCATAGCCGCCACCACGTTAGCGAGGGCCACCCCGCGCGTGTCGTGGAAATGGAGGCGTAGCTCCACCCCTGGCACTTCCTTAAGGAAGCGGGAGACCAGCTCGTAGACCTGACGAGGGTTGGCCACCCCAATGGTGTCCCCAAGGCTCACGGCGTAGGCCCCCAGGCGGCGCAAGGCCTGGCCCAAAGAGATGACCACGTCGGCGTCCACCTTGCCCTCATAAGGGCAGCCGAAGGCTGTGGATATGTAGCCGGCCCAGGGAAGGCCTGCATCCTTGGCCAAGGCAGCTATCTGGGCGATCTGGGCCAGGGTCTCCTCGATAGTGGCATTGAGGTTGGCCCGGTTGTGGGACTGGGATGCCGACACCACAGTGGCCAGCTCGTCCACGCCGGCGGCCACGGCCCTCTGGGCGCCCTTTAGGTTGGGGACCAGGCCAATATACGTCACCCCAGGGTGGCGGCGCAGGGAGGCCATGACCTCCTCGGCGTTGGCCATCTGGGGCACCGCCCTGGGGTGGACGAAGGAGACTGCCTCTATGCGCCTGAGACCTGTCTGGGCGAGCCTCTCGATGAGGGCCACCTTCCCCTCCACAGGTATGGGGCGGGCCTCGTTCTGAAGGCCATCGCGAGGCCCCACCTCGGTGATGACGATGCTCTCAGGCCACTTCACGGCTCCTCACCCCCTAATGGGGCCAGCTCTACCAGCACCTGGCCTTCCTCCACCTGCTGGCCCTCACGACAGCGGACTCGCCACACCCGCCCCGAGACGGGGGCCTCCACGTTATGCTCCATCTTCATGGCCTCTATTATCACAAGCACCTGGTGGGCTTGCACCACGTCCCCCTCGCGGGCCATGACGCGGATGACGGTGCCGTTGAGGGGGGCGCGTAGGTCGTGGCCGAGGCGGTGCTTAAGCCCTGCTGTGGCTGCCCGGCGCGCGGGGTCGGGCCAGCGGAAGAGGAACGAGCGGTCGCCTATGGTCACCCAGAGACCCCGGCCCAGGGCCTCCACCTGGGCGGTGTAGGTGCTCCCCTCCCCCTCCACCACCACCTGGCCCGGCCGAGGAGATGAGAGGCGGGCCCGCAGCTTGTGTTCGCCCAGGGCTAGCGTCCACCACCCTTCCCATTCCCGCTGGGCTTCCAAGGTGAGCTCCTCTCCTGCGTGCTCCATGACAAGGTGCATCCGTCCCCCCACTCGCCAGGGGCCTAAGGCCAGCCAGGGGTCGTGAAAGCCCAGGGCGCCAGTGGCCAAGGCCGCCAAGAGGGCCAGCAAGGCCTCTGCAGGGGGCGCCAGAAAGGTTGCCATATCCAGCCCCTCCACCATGTCTACCGTCACCGACCCCGTCTGGACGGCAGGGTGGCGGAGGACGGCCTGAAGGAAGGCCAGATTGCTCTGGACTCCATCGAGTCGGTAATGGGATAGGGCCCAGGCCATGCGTATCAGAGCCTGCTGGCGATCGCTCCCCCAGGCCAACACCTTGGCCAACAAGGGGTCGTAATATGGGGACACCTCCACCCCCTCATAGATCCCCACATCGTGGCGGATGTTCTCCCCTTGCGGGGGCCGGAAGACGTGGATACGTCCGCTACGGGGCAAGAAGCCCCGCAGGGGGTCCTCGGCGTAGATGCGGCATTCGATGGCGTGCCCCCGTATCCGCAAATCCTCCTGGTGAAGAGGTAATGGCTCGCCGGTGGCGATGGCTAGCTGCATGGCCACCAGGTCCAGCCCGGTCACCATCTCGGTGACGCCGTGCTCCACCTGCAGGCGCGTGTTCATCTCCAGGAAGTAGAAGCGGCCCTGGCTGTCCACCAGGAACTCCACCGTCCCCAGGTTGCGGTACCCTATGGCCCTGGCGATAGCCGTGGCCGCCTCCCCGAGGCGATGGCGTAGCCCTTCGTCCACCGAGGGGGAGGGGGCTTCCTCCATGACCTTCTGGTGGCGGCGCTGCAGGGAACAGTCCCTCTCCCCCAGGTGGATGACGTGGCCATGGGCATCGGCAGCTATCTGCACCTCGATGTGGCGGGCGCCGGCGATGGCCCGTTCCAGGAGGAGGCGGCCGTCGCCGAAGGCCCCCTGGGCCTCACGACGGGCGCTTTCGAGGGCCTGGGGTAGCTCTTCGAGGCGGCCTACTAACCGCATGCCCCGGCCTCCGCCCCCAGCGGCGGCCTTCACCATGATGGGGAAGCCCAGCTCCTGGGCCGCCCGCAATAGGTCCTCGTCGCGTTGCAGGTGGTCGTCGTAGCCGGGTATGACGGGTATGCCCAGGGAGGATACAAGGCGACGGGCGGCGGCCTTGTCGGCCATGGCCCGCATGGCCTGGGGCGGAGGCCCAACGAAGACGATGCCGGCCTCCTGGCAGGCCTGGGCTAGCTCTGGGTTCTCGGCCAGAAGGCCATAGCCGGGGTGCAAGGCCTCTGCCCCTGTGCGCCGGGCGGCCTCCAGGATGGCCCGGATGTTGAGGTAGCTCTCCTGGGCAGGTGGCGGGCCGATGAGCACTGCCTCATCGGCCTCCATGGTGTGCAAGGCCTGCCTATCGGCCTCCGAATAGACGGCTACCGTGCGGATCCCCAGGGCCCGGCAGGTGCGGATGATGCGGACAGCTATCTCGCCGCGGTTGGCGATGAGGACCTTCCTAAACATGGCGCCACCTGGGGGCCCGCTTCTCCAGGAAGGCCTGGACCCCCTCCTTCCCCTCCTCCCCAGCTCGCAGCTGGGCGATGAGGCGAGAGGTATACTCGTCCACCTGGGGCGATGGGTCGGCAGCGACGCGGGCTACCAGCTCCTTACATGCGGCCTGGGCCTGTGGCCCTCCCTGCAAGATGGCCCGCACTGTTTCCGCCACGGCGGCGTCCAGCTCCGCTGGGGGGACTATCCGATAGAGGAGGCCCAACTCATAAGCGCGGCGCGCCGAGATGGGCTCGCCGGTGAGGAAAAGGCGTCGGGCCCAGGCCGGGCCTATCTTCTCGATGACGTAAGGGGAGATGGTGGCTGGGGCCAGCCCCAGGCGCACCTCGGTGAAGGCGAACTGGGCATCCTCGGCAGCGATGGCCAGGTCGGCGGCGGCTATAAGCCCCACTCCCCCGCCGTAGGCCCCGCCTTGCACACGCGCTACCACCGGGCGGGGGAAGGTGGCCACCAGCCTGAGCATGGAGGCCAGGGCTAGAGCATCACGTCGGTTCTCCTCCTCGCTCCAGGAGGCGGCCCGACGCATCCACTCCAAGTCGGCGCCAGCGCAGAAGGTGGGCCCCTCCCCCTGCAGCACTACCACCCTCAGCCCCTCCTGGTCTCGCAGGGCCATGAAGGCCTGGGCCAGGAGGGCTATGACCTCCTCATTGAAGGCGTTGCGGACCTCCGGTCGGCACAGGGTGACCGTGGCCACTGGACCATCGCGGCTCACCTGGACGGCGCTCATGGCTACATCCTGAACACACCGAAGCTAGGTTCGGGGATGGGAGCATTGAGGGACATGCTTATGCCCAAGGCCAGGGCCTGGCGCGTCTCCAGAGGGTCGAGGATGCCATCGTCCCACAGGCGGGCGGTGCTGTAATAGGCGTTGCCCTCCTCCTCGTACTTCTGGAGGATGGGGCGCATGAACTCCTCCTGCTCCTTGGGGCTCATGTCCTTACCCTGGGCGCGTAAGTTGTCCAGGCGGACCGTGAGGAGGACTTGGGCTGCCTGTTGCCCTCCCATGACCGAGATCCGGGCGTTGGGCCACATCCAGAGGAGGCGAGGCGCATAGGCCCGGCCGCACATAGCGTAGTTGCCGGCACCGAAGGACCCGCCGATGATGACGGTGAACTTGGGCACCTGGGCACAGGCCACGGCGGTGACCATCTTGGCCCCATGCTTGGCGATCCCTTCGTGCTCGTAGCGCTTGCCCACCATGAAGCCGGTGATGTTCTGCAGGAAGATGAGGGGGATCTTGCGCTGGGCGCATAGCTCGATGAAGTGGGCCCCCTTAACGGAGCTCTCCGAGAAGAGGATACCATTGTTGGCCACTATGCCCACCGGGTATCCCATGATGCGGCCAAACCCGCACACCAAAGTGGTGCCGTAGTTGGCCTTGAACTCCTGGAAGCGGCTGCCGTCCACCAGCCGGGCGATGACCTCTCGCACGTTGAAGCTTTGGCGCAGATCTGAGGGGACGATGCCGTATATCTCCTCGGGGTCGTAGAGGGGGGGCTCAGGAGGGGTCACTGGCCAGGGGATGTGCTTCTGGGCCTGGCCCAGGTTGGCCACCACGCTGCGGCAGATGGCCAGGGCCTCCTCATCGCTCTGGGCGTAGTGGTCAGCCACGCCGGAGATGTAGGTGTGGACGTAGGCCCCGCCCAGCTCTTCGGCGGAGACCTCCTCGCCGGTGGCTGCCTTCACCAGGGGCGGGCCGCCGATGAAGATGTTGCCCGTGCCCTGGACGATAATGGCCTCATCGCTCATGGCCGGGACATAGGCCCCGCCGGCAGTGCATGGCCCCATCACCACGGCGATCTGGGGTATGCCCTGGGCCGACATGCGCGCCTGGTTATAGAAGATGCGCCCGAAGTGGTCACGGTCGGGGAAGACCTCCGCCTGCAGGGGGAGGAAGGCACCCCCGGAGTCCACCAAGTAAATGCAGGGGAGGCGGTTCTGTTCGGCTATCTCCTGGGCCCGGAGGTGCTTCTTGACGGTGATGGGATAGTATGTGCCCCCCTTCACTGTGGCGTCGTTGGCTACGATGACCACCTCTCGCCCACATACCCGGCCGATGCCGGTAACGATGCCTGCCCCAGGGGCCTCATCCCCATACATCCCCCAGGCAGCCAGAGGGGAGAGCTCCAGGAAGGCCGTGCCGGGATCTAGGAGACGTTCGATGCGCTCCCTGGCGGTGAGCTTGCCGCGGGCGCGATGGCGGCGTATCTGCTCCTCTCCCCCTCCTCGCCGCACCAGCTCCAGCCTGTGCCGCAGCTCGGCCACCAGATGGCGCATGCGGGCCATGTTCTCTTGAAAGCGGTGATCGCGCACGTCCACGCTGGTGGGCAAGATGGGCACCTGCCCTCCTTCCAGGACGCGGTCCAGGGCGGCGTCCTGTCTTTCCATAGCCTGCATCTTTCGCCCTGAGCAGTCACATTATCAGACCCCGCGGCCGGTGGAGGCAAGGTGGGTATAGTGAAGCCTGCTCTTAGGCCTTAAGATGGTGAGAAGAACAAGGCTAGGAGGGGGCTATGGAGTTCGGTGTCCAGAGTAGCCAGGCCAATGCCAGCTGGCAGGATCTCCATGACCTGTGGCGGGAGCTGGACCGCAACTCCCGCTTTACGTCCCTTTGGGTGGTAGACCATTTCGTCACCGGCTTCGGCACGGCCTTCAACGCCTATGGCCCGCACCTTGAGGGGTGGACGTTGCTTGCTGCTCTGGCCTATGCCACCTCGCGGGTGCGGGTGGGCGTCCTGGTAAGTGGGGTGACATATCGGCACCCAGCGGTGCTTGCCAAGATGGCCACCACCGTCGACCACATCTCGGGTGGGCGTCTCAACTTCGGCATAGGGGCTGCCTGGCATGAGTTCGAGCACCGCTGCTACGGCATACCCTTCCCGCCGGTGCGTGAACGCATGGACCGGCTGGAGGAGGCCTTGCATATGATAAAGCTCCTATGGACCAGCGGCCAGCAGCCTGTGAGCTGGAAGGGGCGCTACTACCAGCTGGAGGGCGCCCCATACAACCCACCCAACGTCCAGCAGCCCCACCCACCCATCTACGTGGGAGGAGGGGGTGAGAGGCGGACCCTGCGCATAGCTGCCCAGTACGCGGATGCCATGAACGTGTTCGGCTCCCCACAAGAGGTGGCCCGTAAGGTGGAGGTGCTGCATCGGCACTGCCAAGAGGTAGGGCGGGACCCCTCCCAGATCCGCATCACCGTCACCATGCCCTTCCTGCCCACCGAGGACGAGGAGCGCATTGGCCGCATGGTCTCAGGTATGGCCGCCTACCAGGGCATAACGCAGGAGGAGGCCCGTCAGCGCATTCTGGCCGGCTCCTTCTCCCAAATGCGGGAGCACCTGGCCCGCTATGTCGAGCTAGGTGTGCACGAGGTCTACCTGCAGCCCTTCGTCCGCCTCCACCCCCAGCCCTTCCTCCTCTTCTCCGAGGAGGTCATCGCCCACTTCTCCTGACCCCGGGAAGGCCTTATGGGGGGGAGGCTCCCGGTAGTAAGATGGGAGCTGAGATGAAGGGAATGAAGGGGGTTGCCGCCCAGGACGGGAGACGGCAGCTCGTCGTTCCAGTGGTAGGGATGACGTGTGCTGCCTGCGTCAGGCGGGTGGAGAGGGCCCTTAGGCGCCTGCCCGGGGTGGAGGAGGCCTCGGTCAACCTGGCGGCGGCCAAGGCGGCGGTGGTGGTCCGCCCCGCGGTGGGGCTAAGGCAGATAGAAGAGGCGGTACGTGAGGCGGGGTACCATGTGCCCCTGGCCACCGTCCGCTTCCTAGTGGTGGGCGCGACACGCGAAGGCGATTGGGAGCGCATACAGGAATCCCTAGGAAGCATGGACGGGGTAGCGGATGTGGAGGTGAACGGGGACACCTCGGTGGTCACCGTGCGTTATCTGCAGGATATGGCCTCCCCTGGGGCCATGAAGAGGATGTTGCGGGCCCTCGGCTACCAGGTGGAGGAGCTGGGCGAGGGGGAGACGGCCCTTGACCGGGAGAGATGGGCGCGCCAAGAGGAGGTGCGCCGCCAGCTCATCAACCTCATAACTGTGGTACCCCTAGCTGTTTTGGTGATGTTGGGCTCCTTCCGCGACATGTGGGCCCTGCAAGGGGTGGTGCCGGCGGTCTTGGCCAACAAGTGGGTCCTCATGGCCCTGACAACCCCCATACTGGTGGGGCCGGCCCGTCAGTTCTTCGTCAGCAGCTACAACGGCCTACGCCATGGTGTAGCTGACATGAACCTCCTCTATGCCACGGGCATAGGCTCGGCATACCTTATAGCGGTCATCAACACCGTCTGGCCTGAGGCCGGCTTCGGCGGGGAGCGGGCGGTGTTCTATGAGTCGGCGGCCTTTCTCACCACCTTCATCGTCCTTGGGAGGTATTTGGAAGCCCTCACCCGTGGCCGGACCTCGGAGGCCATAAGACGGCTCATGCGCCTGCAGCCGCGGCGGGCCCATGTCCTTAGGGATGGCCAGGAAGTGGAGGTCCCCATTGATGAGCTGGAGGTGGGAGATACATGCCTGGTGCGGCCCGGGGAGGCAGTGCCTGTGGATGGGGTGGTGGTGGAAGGCTATTCGGTGGTGGACGAGTCCATCATGACTGGTGAGAGCATGCCGGTGGAGAAGGGGCCCGGCGATGCGGTTCTGGGCGGCACTATAAACCGGACGGGGGCCTTCAAGATGCGGGCCACCCGCGTGGGCAGGGAGACGGTCTTGTCCCAGATGATCCGGCTGGTGGAGGAGGCGCAAGGGAGACGAGCCCCTATCCAACGGCTGGCCGACTGGGTGGCGGGCCATTTCATCCTGGGGGTACACGCCTTAGCTCTGTTGACCTTCCTCTTCTGGTTCTTCGTGGGCTACCAGCGGTGGTTCCAGCCCCAGACTCGCCTCTTGCTGGGGGCGGGGGAGCTAGCCCAGATGGGCGCCTTTGGCTTCGCTTTCCTAGTCTCGGTGACGGTGCTGGTCATCTCCTGCCCGTGCGCTGTGGGCCTGGCCACGCCTGCGGCCATGATGGCCGGCTCGGGCATCGCTGCCACCCGGGGAATCCTCTTCAGGGGGGCCGACGCTATAGAGGCGTCGGCCAGAGTGCAGGCAGTGGTATTGGACAAGACGGGTACCCTCACCGTCGGCTCTCCCTCCGTCACGGAGGTGGTGGCCGTCCCAGGTGCGACCCCCGAGGAGGTGTTACGTTGGGCGGCCATCAGCGAGAGGTCGTCGGAGCATCCTCTGGCAGCGGCTATTATCCGGGAGGCCCGCACCCGGGGTTTGGACGTGCCCGAGCCTGATGGCTTCCAGGCCCTGCCTGGGCAAGGGGTGGAGGCCACATATGGAGGGCATCGGGTGGTCCTGGGCAATCGCTCCCTCATGATGGACGCAGGAGTGGACCCATCTGCCCTGGAGGACCAAGCCCGGCGATTGGAGGAGGATGGCAATACGGTGATGTTTGTGGGCGTGGATGGAAGGCTTTTAGGGCTGGTGGCCGCGGCCGATACCCTCAAGCCCACCTCCTTTGAAGCGGTGCAGGAGCTGAAGCGCATGGGCCTTCAGGTCTTCCTTCTCACCGGCGATAATTGGCGCACGGCGCAAGCGGTGGCGCAGCGCCTGGGCATAGAAGAGGTGCTGGCGGAGGTGAGGCCCCAGGACAAGGTGGAGAAGGTGAAGGAGCTGCAGGCCCAGGGCCTGCGCGTGGCCATGGTGGGCGATGGCATCAACGATGCCCCAGCCCTGGCCCAGGCGGATGTAGGGATGGCCCTGGGCTCGGGCGCTGACGTGGCCAAGGAGACGGGCCATGTCATCCTGGTGAGGGACGATCCTCGCGATGTGGTGACTGCCATCCGCATAGCCCGCTTCACCATGAGGAAGGTGAAGGAGAACCTGGCCTGGGCCTTCATCTACAACGTTGTTACCATCCCCATCGCGGCCGGCGTCCTCTATCCCCTCACCGGGCGGCTGGTGGGGCCGGAGGTGGCCGCCCTGCTCATGGCCCTCAGCTCCCTCTCGGTGACCCTCAACTCGGCCACTATGCGGGCCTGGCGGCCGCCATCGTGGGGCCCTTCTCCATCACCAGCTGCTATGCCCCTTGCTAGGGGGGAGCTCTGAGATGGGCTGGGCGCTGGTGTGGGCTGTGGCCTTGGCAGGGGGGATGGCCTTCCTCTTGGCCACCCTGCCGGGCGATTATACGTGGGCAGCCCGCTTGGGGGGCGCGGCCTGGGTGGCCTTTTTGCTCCTCATCATCCTCTCGCCCATCATACCGCCTCTGCTGGTGCGCAGGCGCCGTGGTGGCCGGTAACGCCTTGGGCATGTCAGCCGCTAGGGCCAGCTGCTATCATACGCTTGGGAACGCTAGTCATGGCCTCTTGGAGGTGGGAGGATGGTCAAGGACCCTGTATGTGGCATGGAAGTGGAGCCCCAGACGGCCCCTGCCTCCACCATATACGCTGGCCACGTATATTACTTCTGCGGTGAGGGGTGCAAGAACAAGTTCCAGCAGGACCCAGGGCGATATATTCTGAAAGGCCACCGCTAACGCTTTACATAGGGGATTCAGGGGGCGGCGTCAGCGTTCGGGCGCCGTTCAGTTGGGCCTCCCCGAAGCTCGAGGCCTTTGGAGGTCACGGCTCTCTCTTAGAGAGAAGTCTATAGATAGCTGTGTCGTCGGAAAGGTAGAGGGAGCCGGCGGGACCCTGCTTGACGTCCAGCGAACAGGGGTAGCCGGTATCGATGGGGTCCACCGTCCTCCGCAGACCGTTACGTAACTCCTCCAGTTGTGGTGCGGGGACGCGTAGGAGGGTCTTTAGACTCCAAGAACAGAAGAGGAGGTCGCCCCGGAAGGGGAGGGCATCTGACCAGTAGACGGTCATACCTGTGGGGACGGTGGCTACGGGGCCCGAATCGTATACAGGGTCTATAAACCTCGGGTCTCGGGCCAGGCCGAAAACCACCGGCCACCCGTAATTGCCCCCGGCCACGATGATGTTCAGCTCGTCGTGGCCGCGGGGACCATCGCCGCCGCTGGGCCCGTTATCGCTCGCCCAAAGCTCGCCGGTGCCAGGGTGGAAGGCGATGCCGAAGACGTTACGCAGGCCATAGGCGAAGACGGGTGAGCCTGGGAAGGGGTTGTCAGGGGGCACTGAGCCATCGGGGGCCAAGCGCAGGAGGGTGCCCTCCAGGGTGGTTGGGTCCTGGGCCATGTGGCGGGCCTCCGCGTCCCCTAAGGTGACATAAAGCATGCCATCGGGTCCAAAGGCAAGGCGCCCCCCATTGTGACAACACCTACGGCCTGTGGGAAGACCATCGATGATCACGTCCTGCTGTACGGCCGAGTTCCCCTCCAGACGGAAGCGCACTACCCTTTGGCTGGCCGGCCGACCTTGGTCATCGGGCACCGTGTAGAAGGCGTAAAGGTATGGCTTCTGGGGGAACTGGGGGTGGAGGGCAAGGCCCAAGAGCCCATGCTCGGAGTAGCCAGGAGGGCGGGCCACCGACAGGGTGGCGACGGGCGTCTCCAGAAGGCGCCCATTAGAATCTATGACTCGAATACGACCCGTCACCTCGGCGAAGAAGAGACGGCCATCGGGGGAGGGGGCCAG is a window from the Dehalococcoidia bacterium genome containing:
- a CDS encoding LLM class flavin-dependent oxidoreductase, with the translated sequence MKFGLFYELQLPKPYDADQWHDDQEHRIVKEALEQIELADRLGFDYVFIVEHHFLEEYSHSSAPEVFLAAASQRTKNIRLGHGIVLMPPPYNHPARVAERIAMLDLVSDGRVEFGTGESSSEMEMGGFGVRREEKKAMWEEATRECLRMMTEMPYPGYEGTYFAMPSRNVIPKPLQKPHPPVWVAAARRETTMVAARLGVGSLGFSFETADEARERVEEYYRLIREECFPIGKAINPALAVLSVLSCFDSEEEAIAKGLEGAQFFSYSLGYYYSPFTGGAHKPGRVHLYRQFRDTPPEQRWGALAEWFRGFAGYRGGFGEEPQDEVGRALWRAAQRGGCIGTPEFIRETLLRYEEAHLDVMLFVAQCGARKHEDIMDSLYRFGTKVLPEFKERHEQHQRWRRQQLAPVDYPIVSSI
- a CDS encoding OsmC family protein translates to MGEEELLVTRVQSRSSGVPGRSLNSARNHHFVIDEPAYAGGPGEEITPAEAFLAGISGCGVLLVEAFARHWGVPLTLVEVDIEGVRHPETPQEFQRVDMRFRLHGVNEDEARRLVERYQGRCPLYRALAAATQVNIEIEAVPAQKL
- a CDS encoding GRAM domain-containing protein; the protein is MRQPRTPLLPGETVIKDGRANLQRGWEAVGGRLYLTNRRLIFEPHAFNVQRDVAEIPLERVVGVRKCWTKFLNILPVFPNSIAVSTSDGTEYRLVVFGRQGWINAIEGQRR
- a CDS encoding hydroxymethylglutaryl-CoA lyase, producing the protein MKWPESIVITEVGPRDGLQNEARPIPVEGKVALIERLAQTGLRRIEAVSFVHPRAVPQMANAEEVMASLRRHPGVTYIGLVPNLKGAQRAVAAGVDELATVVSASQSHNRANLNATIEETLAQIAQIAALAKDAGLPWAGYISTAFGCPYEGKVDADVVISLGQALRRLGAYAVSLGDTIGVANPRQVYELVSRFLKEVPGVELRLHFHDTRGVALANVVAAMQAGATQFDGSVGGLGGCPYAPGASGNVATEDLVAMAEAMGIRTGVDLHALVEVSWFAEELVGRPLDGKVRRALRRPP
- a CDS encoding acetyl-CoA carboxylase biotin carboxylase subunit, translated to MFRKVLIANRGEIAVRIIRTCRALGIRTVAVYSEADRQALHTMEADEAVLIGPPPAQESYLNIRAILEAARRTGAEALHPGYGLLAENPELAQACQEAGIVFVGPPPQAMRAMADKAAARRLVSSLGIPVIPGYDDHLQRDEDLLRAAQELGFPIMVKAAAGGGGRGMRLVGRLEELPQALESARREAQGAFGDGRLLLERAIAGARHIEVQIAADAHGHVIHLGERDCSLQRRHQKVMEEAPSPSVDEGLRHRLGEAATAIARAIGYRNLGTVEFLVDSQGRFYFLEMNTRLQVEHGVTEMVTGLDLVAMQLAIATGEPLPLHQEDLRIRGHAIECRIYAEDPLRGFLPRSGRIHVFRPPQGENIRHDVGIYEGVEVSPYYDPLLAKVLAWGSDRQQALIRMAWALSHYRLDGVQSNLAFLQAVLRHPAVQTGSVTVDMVEGLDMATFLAPPAEALLALLAALATGALGFHDPWLALGPWRVGGRMHLVMEHAGEELTLEAQREWEGWWTLALGEHKLRARLSSPRPGQVVVEGEGSTYTAQVEALGRGLWVTIGDRSFLFRWPDPARRAATAGLKHRLGHDLRAPLNGTVIRVMAREGDVVQAHQVLVIIEAMKMEHNVEAPVSGRVWRVRCREGQQVEEGQVLVELAPLGGEEP
- a CDS encoding enoyl-CoA hydratase-related protein — its product is MSAVQVSRDGPVATVTLCRPEVRNAFNEEVIALLAQAFMALRDQEGLRVVVLQGEGPTFCAGADLEWMRRAASWSEEENRRDALALASMLRLVATFPRPVVARVQGGAYGGGVGLIAAADLAIAAEDAQFAFTEVRLGLAPATISPYVIEKIGPAWARRLFLTGEPISARRAYELGLLYRIVPPAELDAAVAETVRAILQGGPQAQAACKELVARVAADPSPQVDEYTSRLIAQLRAGEEGKEGVQAFLEKRAPRWRHV